One Eubalaena glacialis isolate mEubGla1 chromosome 11, mEubGla1.1.hap2.+ XY, whole genome shotgun sequence DNA segment encodes these proteins:
- the PRR13 gene encoding proline-rich protein 13, with translation MWNPNAGQPGPYPHPPNVGYPGGCNPAHPPPATPTFPPGPFPTPPGAPQGNPAFPPGGPCHPVPQPGYPGCQPSGPYPPPYPPPAPGMCPVNPLAPGMVGPGMVIDKKMQKKMKKAHKKKQKHHKHGKHSSSSSSSSSSDSD, from the exons ATGTGGAATCCCAATGCCG GGCAGCCAGGGCCATATCCACACCCTCCTAACGTCGGGTACCCTGGAGGTTGCAATCCTGCCCATCCACCACCTGCCACCCCTACCTTTCCTCCAGGCCCCTTTCCCACTCCCCCAGGAGCACCCCAGGGGAATCCAGCCTTTCCCCCTGGTGGGCCCTGTCATCCTGTGCCACAACCAGGGTATCCAGGATGCCAACCCTCAGGTCCCTACCCCCCTCCATACCCACCACCTGCCCCTGGCATGTGTCCTGTGAATCCATTGGCTCCTGGCATGGTAGGACCAGGAATGGTGATTGACAAGAAgatgcaaaagaaaatgaaaaaagctcATAAAAAGAAGCAGAAACACCACAAACATGGCAAG cattcctcctcctcctcctcctcttccagcaGTGACTCTGACTGA